In the genome of Pseudomonas putida, one region contains:
- a CDS encoding GlxA family transcriptional regulator, with amino-acid sequence MKRSETLGLQWQGPASPPLRIGILLLPSFSNFGLASLIEPLSIANWLAQRSLFQWTLLSVDGQPVPASNGLLASAQAGIGEHTEFDACAVIASFDVHRHARNPALKAWIKRQAAFGAIMIGIETGTELLAAAGVLDGHPAAVHWDNLQGFQESYPKVQACAQLYSLGRKRLTCAGATAVLDMVLNWLDNLAGGNLAREVAMHMLIEQVREPQVQQAEGYRRSLHAQAGKMGRAIELMEQHLEEPLSCEAIAERVALSRRQLERQFMQHTGLTPLKYYLSLRLARAHNLLQQTRMSVAQVAASAGFGSLEHFSRAYRAKFGCAPSNDRSQSLNAPVMRQPLGHDRQPLAI; translated from the coding sequence ATGAAGCGATCCGAAACCCTTGGCCTTCAGTGGCAGGGCCCTGCCAGCCCTCCCCTGCGCATCGGCATCCTGTTGTTGCCGTCATTCTCCAACTTCGGCCTGGCCTCGCTGATCGAGCCGCTCTCGATCGCCAACTGGCTGGCCCAACGTAGTCTGTTCCAATGGACCCTGCTCTCGGTGGATGGCCAGCCCGTGCCCGCCAGCAACGGCCTGCTGGCCAGCGCCCAGGCCGGCATTGGCGAGCACACCGAGTTCGACGCCTGCGCGGTGATTGCCAGCTTCGACGTGCACCGCCACGCACGCAACCCGGCGCTGAAGGCCTGGATCAAGCGCCAGGCCGCGTTCGGCGCGATCATGATCGGCATCGAGACCGGCACCGAACTGCTCGCCGCAGCCGGTGTGCTCGATGGCCACCCAGCTGCGGTGCATTGGGACAACCTGCAAGGTTTCCAGGAAAGCTACCCCAAGGTCCAGGCCTGCGCGCAACTCTACTCGCTGGGGCGTAAACGCCTGACCTGCGCGGGCGCCACCGCCGTGCTGGACATGGTTCTCAACTGGCTGGACAACCTGGCCGGCGGCAACCTGGCGCGCGAGGTGGCCATGCACATGCTCATCGAGCAGGTACGCGAACCGCAGGTCCAACAAGCCGAGGGCTATCGCCGCAGCCTGCATGCCCAGGCGGGCAAGATGGGCCGGGCTATCGAGCTGATGGAGCAGCACCTGGAAGAGCCTCTGAGCTGTGAAGCCATCGCCGAGCGGGTGGCGCTGTCGCGTCGGCAGTTGGAGCGCCAATTCATGCAGCACACTGGCCTTACGCCGTTGAAGTACTACCTCAGCCTGCGCCTGGCGCGGGCGCACAACCTGTTGCAGCAGACCCGCATGAGCGTCGCCCAGGTCGCGGCCAGCGCAGGGTTCGGCTCGCTGGAGCACTTCTCCCGCGCCTACCGCGCCAAGTTTGGCTGTGCGCCGAGCAACGACCGTTCGCAAAGCTTGAACGCACCGGTCATGCGCCAACCGCTGGGGCATGATCGGCAGCCGTTGGCGATCTAG
- a CDS encoding aldehyde dehydrogenase family protein produces the protein MFHSECSSELVAGVLVGNQWLAGGPLLEVFNPSTEDRLATVSTGDSQTVDLAVQSAAQAFPAWSASTGAFRGALLRRIAEGVRQNRQQLMTLQSRNSGKPLAEAGLDVDDVIATFEYYADLAQDLDAAQDRGVALPSSDFAARLRREPCGVVALIVPWNFPMVTTAWKLAPALAAGCTVVLKPSEVTPLPELALARIMLDAGLPTGVLNVVCGTGLAVGAPLSSHRQVAKISFTGSNAVGVQVMQRAAETVKGVSLELGGKSSLIVLEDADLELAVELTCAGGFYNAGQMCSATSRVLVAEHLAEAFVDKVKARARAICVGDPFVEGVQMGPLVNRAQYERVLTHIARGLAAGARLECGGRRPEGMDRGFYIAPTVFTEVALDSSVWNEEIFGPVICIRRFSSEQEAIALANQSDFGLVATVVSKDHDAANRVADALQAGMVWINAPQVIFPQTAWGGYKQSSIGRELGPWGLASFQELKHVVRAV, from the coding sequence ATGTTCCATTCTGAATGTTCATCCGAGCTCGTCGCGGGTGTGCTGGTCGGCAACCAATGGCTGGCGGGCGGGCCGCTGCTCGAGGTCTTCAACCCCAGCACCGAGGATCGCCTGGCCACGGTCAGCACCGGTGACAGTCAAACCGTGGACCTTGCCGTGCAAAGCGCCGCGCAGGCCTTCCCGGCGTGGTCGGCCAGCACAGGCGCATTCCGTGGCGCGCTGCTCAGAAGGATCGCCGAAGGCGTTCGGCAGAACAGACAGCAGCTGATGACGCTGCAATCGCGCAACAGCGGCAAGCCCCTGGCCGAGGCCGGGCTCGACGTGGATGACGTGATCGCCACCTTCGAATACTACGCCGACCTGGCCCAGGATCTCGATGCGGCGCAGGACCGTGGCGTTGCGCTGCCCAGCAGCGATTTCGCCGCCCGCTTGCGGCGAGAGCCCTGTGGCGTCGTGGCGCTCATCGTGCCCTGGAACTTCCCCATGGTGACCACCGCCTGGAAGCTGGCGCCGGCCCTGGCGGCTGGCTGCACGGTGGTGCTCAAGCCCTCCGAGGTCACGCCGCTGCCGGAGCTTGCGCTGGCGCGGATCATGCTGGACGCCGGGTTGCCCACCGGAGTGCTGAACGTGGTATGCGGCACGGGCTTGGCCGTGGGCGCGCCGTTGTCGAGCCACCGGCAGGTGGCCAAGATTTCCTTCACTGGCAGCAATGCGGTGGGGGTCCAGGTGATGCAGCGGGCGGCGGAGACCGTGAAGGGTGTGAGCCTGGAGCTTGGCGGCAAGTCCTCGCTCATCGTGCTCGAGGATGCCGATCTTGAGCTTGCCGTGGAGCTGACCTGCGCCGGCGGGTTCTACAACGCAGGCCAGATGTGCTCGGCGACCAGCCGGGTGCTGGTGGCCGAGCACTTGGCCGAGGCCTTCGTGGACAAGGTCAAGGCCCGTGCCCGGGCGATCTGCGTGGGCGACCCCTTCGTCGAAGGCGTGCAGATGGGCCCGTTGGTCAACCGGGCGCAATATGAGCGGGTACTGACCCACATCGCCCGTGGGCTGGCCGCTGGGGCTCGGCTCGAATGCGGCGGTCGGCGGCCCGAGGGGATGGACCGTGGGTTCTACATTGCGCCGACGGTTTTCACCGAGGTCGCCCTGGACAGCAGCGTGTGGAACGAGGAAATCTTCGGCCCGGTGATCTGCATCCGTCGATTCAGCTCAGAGCAAGAAGCCATCGCGCTCGCCAATCAAAGCGACTTTGGTCTGGTGGCGACGGTGGTCAGCAAGGACCATGATGCCGCCAACCGCGTGGCCGACGCCCTGCAGGCTGGCATGGTGTGGATCAACGCGCCGCAGGTGATCTTCCCGCAGACGGCGTGGGGCGGGTACAAGCAAAGCAGTATCGGGCGCGAACTCGGCCCCTGGGGACTGGCCTCGTTCCAGGAGTTGAAGCACGTGGTGCGGGCGGTCTGA
- a CDS encoding choline ABC transporter substrate-binding protein has product MPKKTAVSVLAGSLLAASIATAQAGEPAACQTVHFAEVGWADIAATTGLATTVLQGLGYKTKTQMLSIPMAYQAMEMKTIDVYLGAWMPSMAAISTPFLEKGSVERVRTNLTGAKYTLAVPDYAYEAGLKDFKDIARLKDSLQGRIYGIEAGNDGNQIIQGLIDKDRYGLKDFRLVESSEAGMLVEVRRAVRSKKPIVFLGWEPHPMNTQLSMRYLSGGDADFGPNYGAAVVDTHTRKGFGQECPNVGALLSRMEFQLGMESQIMGAILNDKQKPALASREWLKRNPQVLDSWLAGVTTFDGQPGASAVRSYLGL; this is encoded by the coding sequence ATGCCGAAGAAAACAGCCGTATCCGTGCTCGCTGGATCGCTGCTCGCCGCATCCATCGCCACCGCCCAGGCCGGTGAGCCCGCCGCCTGCCAGACCGTGCACTTTGCCGAGGTCGGCTGGGCCGATATTGCCGCCACCACAGGCCTGGCCACCACCGTGCTGCAGGGCCTTGGCTACAAGACCAAGACGCAGATGCTGTCGATTCCGATGGCGTACCAGGCCATGGAAATGAAAACGATCGATGTCTATCTCGGCGCGTGGATGCCCTCGATGGCAGCGATTTCCACGCCGTTTTTGGAAAAAGGCAGCGTCGAGCGGGTGCGCACCAACCTGACCGGTGCCAAATACACCCTGGCGGTGCCCGATTATGCCTACGAGGCCGGGCTCAAGGACTTCAAGGACATCGCCCGGCTCAAGGATTCACTGCAGGGGCGTATCTACGGCATCGAGGCGGGCAACGATGGCAACCAGATCATCCAGGGCCTGATCGACAAGGACCGCTACGGGCTCAAGGATTTTCGCCTGGTCGAATCGAGCGAGGCCGGCATGTTGGTGGAGGTGCGCCGGGCCGTGCGCTCGAAAAAGCCGATCGTGTTCCTGGGCTGGGAGCCGCACCCGATGAATACGCAATTGTCGATGCGCTACCTGAGCGGCGGCGATGCCGACTTCGGGCCCAACTATGGCGCCGCGGTGGTCGATACCCACACCCGAAAAGGTTTTGGCCAGGAGTGCCCGAACGTTGGGGCGCTGTTGTCGCGGATGGAGTTCCAGCTGGGAATGGAGAGCCAGATCATGGGCGCGATCCTCAACGACAAGCAAAAGCCCGCGTTGGCATCGCGTGAGTGGCTCAAGCGCAATCCGCAGGTGTTGGACAGCTGGTTGGCAGGGGTGACGACCTTCGATGGCCAGCCGGGAGCATCGGCGGTACGCAGTTACCTGGGGCTCTAG
- a CDS encoding aldehyde dehydrogenase family protein: MSHHQLFIAGQWREPRSKRYREIINPADESLLALAPEANTEDVEAAIDAARHAFDHGPWPQLPPSERSAVLLHIAAAIETEAAHLARLETLNTGKTLGESEADLACVVATFRYYAGLLEARTDIAHPHAPAHVISVTRHEPVGVCALIVPWNYPLLQTAWKLAPALAAGNTVILKPSELTPLSALHLAGLLDTLALPRGVFNLVCGDGAVGHRLALSARVDMLSFTGGAMAGAKVMQAASGNFKRLALELGGKNPNIVFADADLDVALDQALNAVFFNAGQVCSAGSRLLLEASIHDRFVERLAERIEAIVLGDGFDSRTRMGPLISAAHRDRVLSLVHSAQGEGARLCAGGHIPAEAHLGKGFWLRPTLLSEVQADMRIAHEEIFGPVITVERFTHEDHAVQLANDTPYGLAAGVWTCDLGRANRLARRLRVGTLWVNDYNLAFPQAPWGGVKASGIGRELSAAGLEEFSELKHVLLNCEPRALNWFT; this comes from the coding sequence ATGTCGCACCATCAGCTTTTCATTGCAGGGCAATGGCGTGAACCGCGCAGCAAGCGCTATCGGGAAATCATCAACCCCGCCGACGAAAGCCTGCTCGCCCTGGCGCCGGAAGCCAACACCGAGGATGTCGAGGCCGCGATCGATGCCGCCCGCCACGCCTTCGACCACGGCCCCTGGCCACAGCTGCCGCCGAGTGAGCGCAGCGCAGTGCTGCTGCACATCGCGGCAGCCATCGAAACCGAGGCCGCCCACCTGGCCCGCCTGGAAACCCTCAACACGGGCAAGACCCTCGGCGAAAGCGAGGCCGACCTGGCCTGCGTGGTGGCGACCTTCCGCTACTACGCAGGGCTGCTCGAAGCGCGCACCGATATCGCCCACCCCCACGCGCCCGCCCATGTCATCAGCGTCACACGCCACGAGCCGGTAGGCGTCTGCGCGCTGATCGTGCCGTGGAACTACCCGCTGCTGCAGACGGCCTGGAAACTCGCACCCGCCCTGGCCGCGGGCAACACGGTGATTCTCAAGCCCAGCGAACTGACGCCGCTCAGTGCCCTGCACCTGGCAGGCCTTTTGGACACGCTGGCGCTGCCGCGCGGAGTGTTCAACCTCGTCTGCGGCGACGGCGCCGTGGGGCATCGCCTGGCGCTCAGTGCGCGGGTGGACATGCTGTCCTTCACCGGCGGCGCCATGGCCGGCGCCAAGGTCATGCAGGCCGCCAGCGGCAACTTCAAGCGCCTGGCGCTGGAGCTCGGCGGCAAGAACCCAAACATCGTGTTTGCCGACGCCGACCTGGACGTGGCCCTGGACCAAGCGCTCAACGCCGTGTTCTTCAACGCCGGACAAGTGTGCTCGGCCGGCTCGCGCCTGTTGCTGGAGGCGAGCATCCATGACCGCTTCGTCGAGCGCTTGGCCGAACGCATCGAGGCCATCGTCCTGGGCGATGGCTTCGACAGCCGCACGCGCATGGGGCCGCTGATATCGGCGGCCCACCGGGATCGCGTGCTGTCACTGGTTCACTCGGCGCAGGGTGAAGGCGCCCGCCTGTGCGCAGGAGGGCACATCCCCGCAGAAGCGCACCTGGGCAAGGGGTTCTGGCTGCGCCCTACCCTGCTCAGCGAAGTTCAGGCCGACATGCGCATCGCCCACGAAGAAATCTTCGGCCCAGTGATCACCGTCGAGCGCTTCACCCACGAGGACCACGCCGTGCAGCTTGCCAACGATACGCCGTATGGCCTGGCGGCCGGCGTCTGGACCTGCGATCTTGGCCGTGCCAATCGTCTGGCTCGGCGGCTACGGGTCGGGACACTGTGGGTGAACGACTACAACCTGGCCTTTCCCCAGGCGCCCTGGGGCGGCGTCAAGGCCAGCGGCATTGGCCGCGAGCTGTCGGCGGCGGGCCTTGAGGAGTTCAGCGAACTCAAACATGTGCTACTCAACTGCGAGCCGCGGGCGCTGAACTGGTTCACGTGA
- a CDS encoding class II aldolase and adducin N-terminal domain-containing protein yields MHNPSIALLDAHAQGRVELACAFRWTARLGMHEAIANHFSLAVSEDGRRFLINPYGRHFSRIRASDLLLLDADDPSALQRPGAPDITAWALHSALHRQHPHARCILHVHSKYATALACLADSRLPPIEQNAMRFFERVAIDEGFDGMGLGDEAQRVSRQLGDKPILLMGNHGVLVAAPSVAQAFDDLYYFERACELYLTALATGRPLRIASDAVARKTAQQWLDYPDFAVRHFAALQDILDEQEPDYRT; encoded by the coding sequence ATGCACAACCCATCCATCGCCCTGTTAGACGCCCATGCCCAGGGCCGCGTCGAACTCGCCTGCGCGTTTCGCTGGACCGCCCGTCTGGGGATGCACGAGGCCATTGCCAACCATTTCAGCCTGGCCGTGTCCGAGGACGGCCGGCGCTTTCTGATCAATCCCTATGGGCGGCATTTTTCCAGGATCCGCGCCAGTGACCTGCTGCTGCTCGATGCCGATGACCCATCGGCCCTGCAGCGCCCCGGGGCGCCGGACATTACCGCCTGGGCGTTGCACAGCGCCCTGCACCGGCAGCACCCGCACGCGCGCTGCATCCTGCATGTGCATTCCAAGTACGCCACGGCCTTGGCCTGTCTGGCCGATTCACGCCTGCCGCCGATCGAGCAAAACGCCATGCGGTTCTTCGAGCGCGTGGCCATCGACGAGGGCTTCGACGGCATGGGCCTGGGGGATGAAGCGCAGCGGGTGAGCCGTCAGCTGGGCGACAAGCCGATCCTGCTCATGGGCAATCACGGCGTGCTGGTGGCGGCGCCCAGCGTGGCCCAGGCCTTCGACGATCTCTACTACTTCGAGCGCGCCTGCGAGCTTTACCTCACCGCCCTTGCCACTGGGCGCCCGCTGCGCATCGCCAGCGACGCCGTGGCGCGCAAGACCGCCCAGCAATGGCTGGACTACCCGGACTTCGCCGTCCGCCATTTTGCCGCGCTGCAGGACATCCTCGATGAACAGGAACCGGACTACCGCACCTGA
- a CDS encoding substrate-binding periplasmic protein, with protein sequence MRKLCRPMTLALAFSLLAPTAAWAAQPCKRLRATGNPEYPPYLWRDPQNPQRLIGANADLLKRLGTELGLEIEVVYGGPWSRAQEEVKSGRIDLIAGAFRTALREVSMDFIPPPFLNTPSVVWVRHDDPFSYTGWADLQGRSGGTLVNNSYGQQFDDYASAHLNLEAVPSAAQAFRKLLFKRNDYVIYELYPGLALARTLGITQQVQALAPPVSSEGLYLTVSHQSPCNQPELRAQLAQKLTELLDRSVPRQLLEQNLKRWQDQQPQQGAAGKP encoded by the coding sequence ATGCGCAAGCTTTGTCGACCGATGACCTTGGCACTGGCGTTTTCCCTGCTAGCCCCGACGGCTGCCTGGGCGGCGCAGCCGTGCAAGCGACTGCGGGCAACGGGCAACCCTGAGTACCCGCCCTACTTGTGGCGCGACCCGCAGAACCCGCAACGGCTGATCGGCGCCAACGCCGATCTGCTCAAACGCCTTGGTACCGAACTGGGGCTTGAGATTGAGGTGGTCTATGGCGGGCCCTGGTCGCGTGCGCAGGAGGAGGTCAAGAGCGGGCGGATCGACTTGATCGCCGGTGCCTTTCGGACCGCATTGCGCGAAGTCTCCATGGATTTCATCCCGCCGCCGTTCCTGAACACGCCCAGCGTGGTCTGGGTGCGTCACGACGACCCGTTTTCCTACACCGGCTGGGCCGACCTGCAAGGGCGCAGCGGCGGGACCTTGGTCAACAACAGCTACGGCCAGCAATTTGACGACTACGCCAGTGCCCACCTGAACCTCGAAGCGGTCCCCAGCGCGGCCCAAGCGTTCCGCAAGCTGTTGTTCAAACGCAACGACTACGTCATCTACGAGCTTTACCCCGGTCTGGCGCTGGCCCGGACCCTGGGCATCACCCAGCAGGTCCAGGCCCTGGCCCCTCCGGTTTCCAGTGAGGGGCTGTACCTGACGGTCTCGCATCAATCGCCCTGCAACCAGCCTGAGCTTCGGGCACAACTGGCACAGAAACTGACCGAATTGCTCGACCGTTCCGTGCCCAGGCAACTGCTGGAACAGAACCTCAAGCGCTGGCAGGACCAGCAGCCTCAGCAGGGCGCTGCGGGCAAGCCTTGA